Proteins encoded within one genomic window of Trichoderma asperellum chromosome 2, complete sequence:
- a CDS encoding uncharacterized protein (EggNog:ENOG41) yields MTYILCLAHYCDIHGPTPLMVTEGLAAACSTCNEGPAVTIDKPPRSAPAAPESQLRTTSAALADGIRDLNLSQDAQSQRPALRRSPGTGPSASKDGSAITGLDTPPESPRPLSQQPRRDSSYRRTYDETVTRKQGPCDNCAMTLPRRQQNAAAVPEDVIDTRSPTLRTRAPAERVFLPVDPVASPPNSQSSSDTDADHDLPRQARSRRNVSNVSSRTTSCSSTSTTSERHPSHIHYVDYTSTHEPILAESFSLIRASCLRALTFETLPRAPSTITPTSSPQHHNSPSFVTTQSAGAAASGGAIFFGDSATGYTTAYIFRIPDVHARGHKRVYAFLALSTHKERLAMKSFTGISSTFRELAIWIQTLAEAEAERTAESSPIGSVMHSGGPSSHVAASSSTADAPNVDRSGSSFLTGGSGFTRRMGGPGGVSALKARGLAELVGQPDFFITLHKKFVQLLFEVGVSLNS; encoded by the exons ATGACATATATT TTATGTCTGGCTCATTATTGTGACATCCATGGGCCGACTCCCCTGATGGTCACCGAAGGGCTGGCGGCAGCTTGCAGTACATGTAACGAGGGTCCAGCCGTAACAATCGACAAGCCCCCGCGCTCCGCCCCAGCCGCACCAGAATCGCAGCTTCGAACAACCTCAGCCGCACTTGCCGACGGTATTCGAGATCTGAACCTATCTCAAGATGCCCAATCTCAACGCCCGGCCCTGCGTCGATCTCCAGGCACTGGCCCTAGCGCGTCCAAAGATGGCTCAGCGATAACAGGTCTCGACACACCTCCTGAGAGCCCACGACCCTTGTCTCAACAGCCACGACGGGACTCGAGCTATCGCAGGACTTATGACGAAACTGTCACCCGGAAACAAGGCCCCTGCGACAACTGCGCTATGACGTTGCCCCGCCGACAGCAGAATGCCGCCGCAGTCCCGGAGGATGTTATTGACACGCGATCACCAACCTTGCGTACCCGTGCGCCAGCTGAGCGTGTCTTTCTTCCTGTCGATCCAGTCGCCTCGCCGCCAAATTCGCAGTCATCTAGTGATACTGACGCGGATCATGACCTGCCTAGACAGGCACGCAGTAGAAGAAACGTGTCTAATGTGAGCTCGCGCACAACGTCGTGCTCTAGCACATCCACGACTTCGGAACGCCACCCCAGTCATATCCACTACGTAGACTATACGTCTACCCATGAGCCGATTCTCGCCGAGTCCTTTTCCCTGATTCGAGCTTCATGCCTGCGAGCTCTGACATTTGAAACTCTTCCTCGAGCTCCTTCAACTATAACGCCAACGTCTTCTCCCCAGCATCACAACTCCCCCTCTTTTGTAACCACTCAAAGCGCCGGGGCGGCTGCATCGGGCGGGGCCATCTTTTTCGGAGATTCTGCAACTGGATATACTACGGCCTACATTTTTCGAATTCCCGATGTCCATGCTCGAGGGCATAAACGTGTGTACGCCTTTTTGGCTCTCAGCACTCACAAAGAGAGACTTGCCATGAAGTCATTCACCGGGATTTCTTCTACCTTCCGCGAGCTCGCTATTTGGATCCAAACCCtcgccgaggccgaggcagAGCGCACTGCAGAATCGTCTCCTATCGGCAGCGTCATGCACAGCGGTGGACCGAGCAGCCATGtggcggcatcatcatccaccgCTGATGCGCCGAACGTGGaccgcagcggcagcagctttcTGACAGGTGGAAGTGGCTTCACCCGACGTATGGGAGGTCCTGGCGGCGTTTCTGCGCTCAAAGCTCGTGGACTTGCCGAGCTAGTTGGCCAACCAGACTTCTTCATCACTCTGCACAAAAAGTTTGTGCAGCTGTTGTTCGAAGTGGGCGTGTCTCTAAATTCATAA
- a CDS encoding uncharacterized protein (BUSCO:EOG092D2EKA) — MGDVAVESQATTVPPHKKAAPSAIPNIDDFEGLPTDGEDDYATLKKLQRQLEYIQLQEEYIKDEQRSLKRELVRAQEEIKRIQSVPLVIGQFMEAIDQNTGIVQSSTGSNYVVRILSTLDRELLKPSSSVALHRHSNALVDILPPEADSSIAMLGADEKPDVTYADVGGLDMQKQEIREAVELPLTHFDLYKQIGIDPPRGVLLYGPPGTGKTMLVKAVANSTTASFIRVVGSEFVQKYLGEGPRMVRDVFRMARENSPAIIFIDEIDAIATKRFDAQTGADREVQRILLELLNQMDGFDQTSNVKVIMATNRADTLDPALLRPGRLDRKIEFPSLRDRRERRLIFTTIASKMSLAPEVDLDSLIVRNDPLSGAVIAAIMQEAGLRAVRKNRYNIIQTDLEDAYSSQVKGTSDDNKFDFYK, encoded by the exons ATGGGAGACGTCGCTGTGGAAAGCCAGGCCACCACGGTGCCACCTCACAAGAAGGCCGCCCCTTCAGCGATTCCCAACATTGACGACTTCGAAGGCTTACCGACCGACGGAGAGGATGACTATGCGAccttgaagaagcttcagAGGCAGTTGGA ATACATCCAGCTGCAAGAGGAATACATCAAAGATGAGCAGAG GAGTCTGAAGCGAGAGCTAGTGAGAGCTCAAGAAGAGATCAAGCGTATCCAGAGCGTACCCCTCGTCATTGGCCAATTTATGGAGGCCATCGATCAAAA CACCGGCATTGTCCAGTCAAGCACAGGCTCCAACTATGTCGTCCGCATTCTATCCACTCTCGACCGCGAATTGCTCAAACCCTCCTCCTCAGTTGCGCTGCACAGACACTCCAATGCCCTCGTCGATATCCTGCCCCCGGAAGCCGACTCCTCCATTGCCATGCTTGGCGCCGATGAGAAGCCCGATGTGACATATGCCGACGTTGGTGGTTTGGACATGCAGAAGCAGGAAATCCGAGAGGCCGTCGAGCTGCCTCTGACGCACTTTGATCTTTACAAGCAGATTGGTATTGACCCCCCTCGCGGCGTCCTGCTATACGGCCCGCCTGGTACCGGCAAGACCATGCTTGTCAAGGCTGTCGCCAACTCCACAACTGCCAGCTTCATCCGTGTTGTCGGCTCTGAATTTGTTCAGAAATACCTGGGAGAGGGTCCCCGAATGGTTCGTGACGTCTTCCGCATGGCGCGTGAGAACTCAcccgccatcatcttcatcgacgAAATCGATGCCATTGCTACGAAGCGATTCGACGCTCAGACCGGTGCCGATCGTGAAGTCCAGCGTATCCTGCTCGAGCTGCTCAACCAGATGGACGGCTTCGATCAGACCTCCAATGTCAAGGTCATCATGGCCACAAACCGTGCCGATACTTTGGATCCTGCCCTGCTGCGTCCCGGACGTCTGGATCGAAAGATTGAGTTCCCCTCTCTGCGAGATCGTCGCGAGCGCCGTCTCATCTTCACCACCATTGCTAGCAAGATGAGCCTGGCCCCCGAGGTAGATCTAGACAGCTTGATTGTACGAAACGACCCGCTCTCCGGTGCCGTCATCGCTGCCATCATGCAGGAGGCCGGTCTCCGGGCTGTCCGCAAGAACAGATACAACATCATCCAGACCGATCTCGAAGATGCTTATTCAAGCCAGGTAAAGGGAACCAGCGACGATAACAAATTCGACTTTtacaaataa
- a CDS encoding uncharacterized protein (EggNog:ENOG41), translated as MSSSINIPAARYSVSSETAGSSSDCSYSSSPSTSSPSASPKGKEKATALASRRPSLLSTALSKQECTVINIGAPDGPPRLISYLSSGQGFMWNPEIFLPSYVDCYYVPLENRRDPVHEIHLTDEEIKNMFPE; from the exons ATGTCTTCGTCAATCAACATCCCGGCGGCCAGATACAGCGTCTCTTCGGAGACGGCCGGCAGCTCGTCAGACTGCTCATACTCGAGCTCGCCATCGACCTCGAGCCCATCCGCCTCCCCCAAGGGCAAGGAAAAGGCCACGGCACTGGCCAGTCGTCGTCCCAGTCTGCTGA GCACGGCCCTTTCCAAGCAAGAGTGCACTGTTATCAACATTGGAGCCCCAGATGGCCCTCCCCGACTC ATTTCGTATTTATCCTCGGGCCAGGGCTTCATGTGGAATCCTG AAATCTTCCTTCCCTCCTACGTCGACTGCTACTACGTCCCTTTGGAGAATAGACGAGATCCCGTACACGAGATCCACCTGACCGATGAGGAGATAAAGAATATGTTTCCGGAGTAA